The proteins below come from a single Streptococcus canis genomic window:
- a CDS encoding YqeG family HAD IIIA-type phosphatase, with protein MSIDDYRPTYMVEAVYDLRANDLLRQGITAVLVDLDNTLIAWNNPDGTPEVRAWLDEMTIADISVVVVSNNKHSRVERAVSRFGVDFISRAMKPFAYGIDKAIDRYGFDREEVIMVGDQLMTDIRASHRAGIKSVLVKPLVQSDAWNTKINRWRERRVLAKLEEKYGKLSYQKGI; from the coding sequence ATGAGTATCGATGATTATAGGCCGACCTATATGGTGGAGGCTGTTTATGATTTAAGAGCAAATGATTTATTGCGTCAGGGTATTACAGCAGTTTTAGTGGATTTGGATAATACCTTGATTGCTTGGAACAATCCTGATGGCACACCAGAGGTTCGTGCTTGGCTGGATGAGATGACAATTGCGGACATTAGTGTTGTTGTGGTGTCAAATAATAAACATTCCCGTGTTGAACGTGCCGTTTCACGTTTTGGTGTTGACTTTATTAGTCGTGCAATGAAGCCATTTGCTTATGGTATTGATAAGGCTATTGATCGTTACGGTTTTGATCGTGAAGAAGTGATTATGGTTGGTGACCAGTTAATGACTGATATTAGAGCGAGTCATAGGGCAGGAATAAAATCAGTGTTAGTGAAGCCCCTTGTTCAATCTGATGCTTGGAACACAAAGATTAATCGCTGGCGAGAACGCCGTGTTTTGGCAAAATTAGAAGAGAAATATGGTAAGTTATCATATCAAAAAGGAATTTAA
- a CDS encoding IS30 family transposase encodes MQDYYTPKSKQLTLTERRMIDHWLLEGQSNREIARRLAKAPQTIHNEVKRGQVRQQVRQGKYEQVYSADFAQDVYNNNRKRSVKQMTLTKELKEKMTHYIKQKYSPEMMVKAKGIPVPISTIYYWIHHGQLGLTKAGMLYPRKNVASKKQASPNFKPAGKSIEERPTSINKRENSGDFEIDTVIQTRAKNECLLTLTDRKSRYQIIRLIPDKSANSVNKALEGILKDYPIRSITADNGTEFSRLAEIFDPENIYYAHPYSSWERGTNENHNRLIRRWLPKGSKNATQQQVAFIENWINNYPKKPLDYKSPKEFLQTG; translated from the coding sequence ATGCAAGACTATTATACACCAAAAAGTAAACAGTTGACACTAACTGAGCGTCGAATGATTGACCATTGGCTTCTAGAAGGACAGTCAAATCGTGAAATCGCTAGAAGATTAGCTAAAGCTCCTCAAACCATTCACAACGAAGTCAAACGCGGGCAAGTTAGACAACAAGTACGTCAGGGGAAATATGAACAAGTTTACTCTGCTGACTTTGCCCAAGATGTTTATAACAATAACCGTAAACGCTCCGTTAAACAGATGACTCTAACGAAGGAACTCAAAGAAAAGATGACTCACTACATCAAACAAAAATACTCTCCTGAGATGATGGTTAAGGCAAAAGGGATACCCGTTCCCATCTCCACCATTTACTACTGGATTCATCATGGACAACTAGGATTGACCAAGGCTGGCATGCTGTATCCTCGAAAGAATGTAGCTTCAAAAAAGCAAGCTAGCCCCAATTTTAAGCCGGCTGGAAAGTCTATTGAGGAACGACCAACGAGCATTAATAAGCGTGAGAATAGCGGTGATTTTGAAATTGATACGGTTATTCAAACTCGGGCAAAAAACGAGTGTCTACTGACGCTGACAGACAGAAAAAGCCGCTACCAAATCATCCGACTCATTCCAGATAAGTCGGCTAATTCGGTAAACAAGGCTTTGGAAGGGATTCTAAAAGATTATCCGATTCGCTCTATCACTGCTGATAATGGTACTGAATTTAGTCGCTTAGCAGAGATTTTTGACCCTGAAAACATTTACTATGCCCACCCCTATTCTTCTTGGGAGCGTGGAACTAACGAGAATCACAACAGACTCATTCGGCGTTGGTTACCAAAGGGAAGTAAAAATGCGACTCAACAACAAGTCGCATTTATTGAAAATTGGATTAATAACTACCCAAAGAAACCACTTGATTACAAATCTCCTAAAGAGTTTTTACAGACTGGCTAA
- a CDS encoding ATP-binding cassette domain-containing protein codes for MSEKLVEVKDLEISFGEGKKKFVAVKNANFFIKKGETFSLVGESGSGKTTIGRAIIGLNDTSSGQILYDGKVINGRKSKSDANELIRKIQMIFQDPAASLNERATVDYIISEGLYNFNLFKTEEERKEKIKTMMTEVGLLSEHLTRYPHEFSGGQRQRIGIARALVMNPEFVIADEPISALDVSVRAQVLNLLKRMQAEKGLTYLFIAHDLSVVRFISDRIAVIHKGVIVEVAETEELFNNPIHPYTKSLLSAVPIPDPILERQKELVVYNPDQHDYTVDKPSMVEIKPNHFVWANQAEIKKYQKEL; via the coding sequence ATGTCTGAGAAGTTAGTCGAAGTTAAAGACCTAGAAATTTCCTTCGGAGAGGGAAAGAAAAAATTTGTTGCGGTTAAGAATGCCAATTTCTTCATTAAAAAAGGGGAAACCTTCTCTTTAGTTGGAGAATCTGGTAGCGGAAAAACAACTATTGGTCGGGCCATTATTGGCTTGAATGATACCAGTTCAGGGCAAATTCTTTACGATGGTAAAGTAATTAATGGTAGAAAATCCAAATCAGATGCCAATGAGCTGATACGTAAAATTCAAATGATTTTCCAAGATCCTGCTGCTAGTTTAAATGAACGTGCAACTGTTGATTATATCATTTCGGAAGGTCTCTATAACTTTAATCTGTTTAAAACAGAGGAAGAACGTAAAGAAAAAATTAAGACGATGATGACTGAAGTTGGCCTGCTGTCAGAGCATCTGACTCGCTACCCACATGAATTTTCGGGAGGTCAACGCCAGCGGATTGGTATTGCCAGAGCCTTAGTGATGAATCCTGAATTCGTTATTGCTGATGAGCCTATCTCAGCTTTAGATGTCTCTGTTCGAGCACAAGTCCTAAATCTTCTTAAAAGAATGCAGGCAGAAAAAGGGCTCACTTATCTTTTCATCGCCCATGACCTTTCCGTTGTTCGATTCATTTCAGATCGTATTGCGGTTATTCATAAAGGGGTTATTGTGGAGGTTGCAGAAACAGAAGAATTATTTAATAATCCTATCCATCCTTACACAAAATCTCTGCTGTCAGCCGTTCCTATTCCTGATCCGATTTTAGAACGTCAAAAAGAACTTGTTGTTTATAATCCAGATCAGCATGATTATACCGTAGATAAGCCATCAATGGTTGAAATCAAACCAAATCACTTTGTTTGGGCAAACCAAGCAGAAATTAAAAAGTATCAAAAAGAATTGTAA